AGACGTTCATAAAGTTTAAACACAGTGGTGTTAAATGTATACCTTATTATAACTGCATCCATGAGAGCATTCAAAATGTACTCACCTGAGCTCGCCATCTTGCTTCTAGGAACGTGAAATTAGATTTCATACGTTAAACATAATTACGCCATAGTTCTTCCTTGGTATGTGTCCAGTGACATATCATTGGCTTAGAACGCTAAAGAAGGCGGGACAGCTTGAAATTCTGCAGCCGTTGGCCAATTATCTTCTTTCCATCTGAGGTGTTTTTAcaagactttcaaaataaaagtggaagTGGAAGTCGgctaacaaataaaaaaacagacaggaggACTCACTGAAAGAAGAAACAGATAGCACAATGTAATAGTAGTCCTGCCTTCCAAATATCACCAAGATaatcaaaatgtatacaaaaatatCTAAATCAACGTTATTGCCCTTTTCAGAGTCTAATTCTTAATGTATCATATTATTAACAAAGCATTATGTATGCGTTAACTCTTTATGTTGTAGCTGGTCAAGGTAGAGGTTTTTTCTCCTCTTGAATaggttattttataaaaatgcacCATATTCTAGagttgttttgtatatttaaaatgttaatctGCAAAGGGAAAATTAACTAAAGCTCTCATTACATGTAGGGGAGTGAACAGTACTATGTAGATTCCATCTGATATGTAGTGGAGAATTATACTGTAacataaaattaaattaaattgctCAAGTAAAGCCAACCACTGTGTACCACTAGCACCTGAATGCCTATTAAAAAACTCtcagaagaaaaaataataatcagaaaaGAGCTTTTACtaagtttttattaaaataagttTGAGTTCATTACAAAAGTCAGAATCTATAttgtaaacaaaatatatctaCAACACATTTAAGCAATGATAAGAGGAAAGAACTCTACAATAAACCTACAAAGGCTAATTCGCCAGCAAATAAACCTGTAGTTCAAACCACAGAATGATCCATTTGACAATGTTATTCCATTAACACTACTACTTTTCCCCCACATATGTTAAGATTTTCCTTGAAACAGGAGTGTAAACAATTTCTTGATTCTACAATCAATCATAATACCACCCCAGAACTGTTTGTATGTTGTTCATGATTACATTGTTGTAGCTTTCCCTGTCTCAAGGGGACTTGTTCATCGGTTCTGGGGTGAATTGTCAGTGGATCAGTGAGTCCCCTCTGTGCTGTAAGAAGGATTTCCCAGTCCATTAGCAGAGTCTCTCTTTGCCTTTTTACGCATTTGATGCTTCCAGAGGATCACAGCTGCTATGATTAGTAAAAGCAGGAGGGCGACTCCTCCTCCAATAATCCCGGCCAACAGTTTATGGTTAGAAGATTCAGGGTGGTCATACCGCATACAGGAGAACTCTGAGGGGATGCTTTGTCCTGCATTGTTCACCGCTTCTACACACACCTTAGTCCCAACTTCTATAGGTCTGACCAAACCTCGTCTGGAACTATCCTCAAACTCTAGGACTTCACCTCCCTCTATCACCACTTTGTACATAGACACCACAGAAGATGGAGCACACCACCTGATCTCTATTTTCCCTCTATCACCCCCTTGAGTGATTGGCACCAGCTCTTGGATGCGTGGTGAATGAGGACGCTGATCCGCCCCGCTGACCCCTGGACAGAGGCACCCAGTCTTTGCTGAAATCTGGTCACAGGGCTCCTGATTCTCCAAGCAGGGGTTGTATTGGCAGAGCTGCTGTGCCTGATGGACGACGGTGTTGTGCACAGACTTCACCACTTCAGTAGGGAGTCTGTGGTTTTCAttatcatcctcatcatcatcatcattgtcaTGGTCGCCTTCTGAGCCAAATCCAGTCAGGAATATTATCCGAGGACGAGTGGCGGGAGCGGAAGTAGGGGTAGCATGGGTAAAGAAGTGGAGTGAGGGAGAGGTGAGGCAATCAGAAAAAGGAGAAGCACGGCCAGGTTTCTGCACAGTAACGTCATCTCTATGGAAAGAAGTGacaaaagataataataaattcAAAAAATATTGGTCactgcaaatatatatatgtatatatatataaaaatacatctaaaaaCATCATCAACATTGTTAACAGTGTGTTTATCCACTCAGTCAGACAGAGGAAATGTATCTTCTTATCTATTGACCTTGTATATTAAGGAAGATACCTGGAGGTCAGAAATTAGAAGGAATTTAATAtgtaaataatgtgaaataaaggaaataaccttttattttaGTATGAGTCACTGCGTCAAAACACAGATACCAAAATACAGCATTTGGTTCCAATAacagacaaaaataacaaagcaaCAAGGATCCACAGTGGGACTAAGGATAACAGATAAGGTATATGAGATTTTTTATATGTTTCCCCTTACAGCAgaattgtgtttgtatttgagACTAAAAGCTAACTTATTAGGCTTGTTTCCGAAGAGACTGTTAGCAAAGTTTATGTCTCGGAAATGGCTCTGTATTTATCAAACATTTGCGGTGTTCTAGTTCCCATTCTGTAAACAgctttagataaataaatactgagTGCCTGAAGAAACACGATATTGGGGTGATCCCATCAGCGCTTCCATTGTCTGGCAGAAAGCCAGATGGGTTCTGTGGGAACCCAGTACTCAAGACCAGATGGATTTTCACTTTAAACTCCAATGCTTTTTGGAGTTCTTTTCTCATCCAatttagtgcaaaaaataaCTAACACTCTCAGAATAAACATGAAATCACTCCAATGTTTTGCATCTGGTcgacacacacatcagcaaaGAGATAAAGGTGActtaaaaggaaagaaaatggtttaaaaagGGTTTACTGTACCTGCTTGATGGTGGTGGATAAACCAGGTGTTGGTCCTCTCTTATTTCCTGTCTGCTCGCACCGTGTGGTTACTAGTattctgctctctctgtcttaAGTTgactctcccctcctcctcaaCACCCCCTCTTTTACTCCCCTCAGTGCCTCCCATTCCACTCTCCCagctgcctctctctcttctctggcTTTTCTCACATCTTGcctccatctctttctcaaccttttttgtatttctttgtctgGAATTTTTGTGTGAATGTGGGAAAGAGGTGGGGGTGTCGGGCCACCATGTGCCTGTGTGCTGCTCAGCATATTAATTTGCTGGGTAGCAGCAGGAGGCAGGCTTGTGCTTGTtgcagtatgtgtttgtgtaatccGTAGGTTACCTCTTTTAAGGGCTAAACTTCGTGCCTACTCTGCAGGTGTTGTTGTGGAAAAACTAGCAAGACATAAGGTCActtcagtgtgtttatgtgtgcctTTGAGAGCGGGGGGTGAAgaatgcatgcatgtgtgtgtatttattatagACCCCCAAGGCTCTCTTCCAGCCACTATTGGGACAAACTGGAGGAGAACGATAAAAGCTTGTCCTCCTTTTATGGGGTAAAGCTGGCCTCTAGGACAGTGCTTTCTTATTCCAACTGCCCGCATTGCACTGATGAGAAGAAAAGTACAAAGACATGAGCCAGCTTATTTACTAACTTCAAAACTCAAAGGATTTACTTGACATAACCCATCACAAATGCTGATTACTTCTGATTATTCTCAGGATAAATTGCATCCTTGACATTTGAGCTGATTTGAGTCTGTTTATTGTTAACTACATGTGAATGTATATGgattttacaaaaaagaaaccaGAGTTATGTGAGGTTGTGAGAGTGTGCTCTTACATGTACAAATCAGCTTTCACATGAAGgcaaaaaaaacgtttaatgCAAGAATTTATGTCCTTTTTTGGGGAGAAGGATGTTGGATCAGATGTATTCTAATTGTGTGTATAGTCCTATCCAATCCAAAGTCCTAAAAAAGCATGTTTCACACCAACATTTTTGcgtgtttgttgtttctttctcaTTGTGAGATTGAAACATCATGGGTTGCTTGAAGGGGAATATAGATGAGTCATGAATGAATAATTGTCCAGCTCTTTATAACGGTTCCTTGTAAAATGGGTAACTCTTAAAGAggtttgtgaaatataaaaatcaatTTAGTGCTTGTGATTAATCAGAGAAGATGGTGCCTAGGAGATTAAATATGTCAACGTTGCTCATACACATCTTGGCTCTAGTTGTAATACATGTTGAGGGCAAGTCAATTGTTTAATCCATGGAACAAAACGTTATCTCTAATAAAAATTCCATAACATCATTATTATCTTTGGGGAACATAGCAGTGTTCGCTCATGCCAGATATTTATAGGAAAAGAGGAACTAAAAGCAAAGTGACTTCTTGGAGCAGATTGAAATGTTTAACTAGTCATAAATCTGTAGGAATCATAGTTCCCAGGATTATTAAATATTGCTCTTTCTTGGCCTTTGCAACTATTTGGTCGGTCTACCATGGGCTCTTTctctaaatcaggggtgtccaaactgtggCCCGGGGCCCAAATGCCCACCCCTCacaaatgctaaaagtataatggaatatggcccacacctgaaacttgggaaaaaagtttggacccTGCTGGTCTATATCATTTACAGActgttatatttaatttaatgtataaCTATTACAATTATTGCCATGGATTTTTGCAGTAAATAACAAGTCATAACAAAACTGTGGTTAATGGTAAATTCTGAAATGCTTAAACCTTCTACCCAAGGATGTACAGGAATAAAGAGGAAGGCTTCCAGTCAAGATCACCTTCATATTTTCAGCATTTCCTGCTTCAAgcttcagtttgttttgtctGCGTGAGACAACCATCTCTTTCACCCCCACCAGAAGTTCAATCTGATAACTTTCATCAACCTGCCCGTAACTGCATGGTACAGGTTGCTGTGACTTATCCGAAGTCCAAGTGATTCACTAAATTCATTCTTGTACGAGATTATCCATCAAGCAGGAGCTTTGAGTCTTTCCTCACATTTTCAGCACCATAGGCATACATCATTAAATGGAAATTTCCCTCCATTAAGCAGTTTAACTGCTAATCGTAATGAATGCACAACATGGTTAGACTCTCACTCTTGAGTACTCAAAAATGTCACGTACTTGaattaaacagtttaaaatcGAAAAAAATccacacacctttttttttattggtttttaaGTCAGTCAGTAATTGACTATTTCAGGTGATTTGACAATTGCCTTGAGTCCCAAATAAAACCCCCACATTTCTGAAAAGTAATTTTAGATTTTGTGCTGCCACAAGGACTTTTCtacaaaacacattacaaactgAACAGGACTGAAGATATAGGTCAATTCAAAATCATGATTGTAAACTACTAGGCCCatttttgtacttattttttaactgtgttttgtcagattgtttattttccctttttttaattttaatttctccttttttgtgagtcttgttttgtttgaggtACACTCTTAACATCCTCAAGTTTAATTAATGGTTGAGCTAATGAGTCGTAGGGTTATGTAAGTGTGTCAATGTTTCTGTGGATGAGTGGGTGAACACAAAAGTAGTCTGTGATTGACACCAGTGGAGGAGTAGTTATCATAAACATTTTGACAGGCTCATATGCTATTTGTAGTTGTGAGCTCATACTTTTTGTGATGAAGTCAGAAAAAGAATCGCTCCTCTCTTGTTCGAATAAGGGAAGAGGACAAGTAACATGGAGAATCAAAACAAACGCGTGGCTTATTTACATGAACTGTCAGTGTTTTTCCAATCCACTTTTTGTCTCTCGTACTTTTACTCTGACTGtcttagagagaaaaacaaaatggctgTTGACTAACACTCATAACAAGCAGGTTGGTCATCCCTGATGAATGTCTCAACTTATCACACAGGTGAAACCAAGCACAGCACAGCAGTTCAGCAGACATAACAGCACCCAGATTAAATCACTGATTTGTCTCAATTGGTGATGACTAAAGTCGTCCCAGTGTTCACATTTGAACTGATCAACTATTTTCTTCAAAGTGGGTTACATAATTTAGCAGAAAATGTTgactcacacagacagacgcACTCAGAGCTAGTTCTGCTATTTTTCttgatttaattcattttaaaatgttttcctatAAATCTAAGTATTACTTCAAACTATGGCATTATTGTCTTTGTTACACTCATAATATATAGCATTTTGAATTGAACTGACAGGCCGACATGTTGGAGGTTTGTTCAAGCTGAGGCTCAAAGGCCCCTAAGGAATAAAGGAAGCTATTGAGAGTGAGTCATGCTGCTCGAGATAAATACTATCCCGCCATCACATATTCTCTCTCCCACCTCCACAACAAGTTTCAGCACGCTGACATATGTCATGCAATATCCCACCACCACTATCATGTGATTGTAGATAGCGCCACGATTTCACCAGACCGCCTTggaaaactgaatatctttatTTCACAAGTCATTTAAGGCAGGAATTCTCCTCTGTCTGCTTAGcgagttaaaagaaaaacattaaatcacCCAGTCCGCCTTCATCCCTCAGTCTGACTTTAAAACGCAGAAATGTGTGGGCCTCTTACAGATGTTCGATCCCTCCCTAGCCACACCTCTCTAAGGAGTTGCAGTATTCTAATTTAAACAGGAAGTATTGGCT
The DNA window shown above is from Eleginops maclovinus isolate JMC-PN-2008 ecotype Puerto Natales chromosome 23, JC_Emac_rtc_rv5, whole genome shotgun sequence and carries:
- the si:ch1073-303k11.2 gene encoding LOW QUALITY PROTEIN: LRRN4 C-terminal-like protein (The sequence of the model RefSeq protein was modified relative to this genomic sequence to represent the inferred CDS: inserted 1 base in 1 codon) — protein: MTLLCRNLAVLLLFLIASPLPHXHFFTHATPTSAPATRPRIIFLTGFGSEGDHDNDDDDEDDNENHRLPTEVVKSVHNTVVHQAQQLCQYNPCLENQEPCDQISAKTGCLCPGVSGADQRPHSPRIQELVPITQGGDRGKIEIRWCAPSSVVSMYKVVIEGGEVLEFEDSSRRGLVRPIEVGTKVCVEAVNNAGQSIPSEFSCMRYDHPESSNHKLLAGIIGGGVALLLLLIIAAVILWKHQMRKKAKRDSANGLGNPSYSTEGTH